From a region of the Streptomyces sp. Edi4 genome:
- a CDS encoding NUDIX hydrolase, producing the protein MTETPTEAFQLTVDVVCACDGKLVFVERGSEPHKGKLALPGGYVDAGETAIAAAVRELNEETGIVVREADLELVGFYDAPDRDPRGRFVSVAFAVTVPANTRATAGSDAAAVQWQTPSPELRLAFDHDQIVADATKKLGLPAPRRRSRVRTNLGRRD; encoded by the coding sequence GTGACCGAGACCCCGACCGAAGCGTTCCAGCTCACCGTCGACGTGGTGTGCGCCTGCGACGGCAAGCTCGTGTTCGTCGAGCGCGGCTCGGAGCCGCACAAGGGCAAGCTGGCCCTGCCCGGCGGATACGTGGACGCCGGCGAGACCGCGATCGCTGCTGCCGTCAGGGAGTTGAACGAGGAGACCGGCATCGTCGTCCGCGAGGCGGACCTCGAGCTGGTCGGCTTCTACGACGCGCCGGACCGCGACCCGCGCGGCCGGTTCGTCTCCGTCGCCTTCGCCGTGACCGTCCCGGCCAACACCCGGGCCACCGCCGGGAGTGACGCGGCGGCCGTGCAGTGGCAGACGCCGAGCCCCGAACTGCGCCTGGCGTTCGACCACGACCAGATCGTCGCCGACGCCACGAAGAAGCTCGGCCTCCCGGCCCCCCGCCGCCGCTCCCGCGTCCGCACCAACCTGGGCCGCCGCGACTGA
- a CDS encoding XRE family transcriptional regulator, with protein sequence MHEVEWSPLPPRVLELPEMVGACQARDFGTVFKLAQRAGLYPSRIARLCDMTPSRVSEVIANKRTVTQIGVIERIADGIGIPGAMLGLAARPWEAGRGDATVAAPSATLGQPPGRRSQTPAFELALPMDDEALELKRELARASAAEGTVARLYAMQIDTMRQMDRQMGAATVLPQLEAQIAQMEDLLGYRTAPGGREPMAAALTEAATLAGWQALDLGQYQKAWRLHETAKSAARQSGSAALLAHAMGQQAYVLLDLGEADQAVEQVRFARESAGGGLPPLMETWLFAAEAEAHAVAGHEALCRAGMDRAEAVRPTDPADPALPFLFLGGSHLDRWRGNALATLGADEALEDLTASLASMDMSGFTRAEAGVRCDLAVVLARRGEREEARRQALRAQDLAALTSSVRQRRRIAQVLAGVAA encoded by the coding sequence ATGCACGAGGTCGAGTGGAGTCCGTTACCGCCGCGCGTGCTGGAGCTTCCGGAGATGGTGGGCGCCTGCCAGGCCCGTGACTTCGGGACGGTCTTTAAGCTCGCCCAGCGAGCGGGCCTGTACCCGTCGCGGATCGCGAGGCTGTGCGACATGACGCCGAGCAGGGTGTCGGAAGTCATCGCCAACAAGCGGACCGTGACGCAGATCGGCGTGATCGAGCGGATCGCGGACGGGATCGGGATCCCGGGGGCGATGCTGGGCCTAGCCGCGAGACCGTGGGAGGCGGGCCGGGGTGACGCCACGGTGGCCGCACCCTCGGCAACGCTGGGGCAGCCCCCCGGCCGCCGATCACAGACGCCGGCCTTCGAGTTGGCCCTCCCCATGGACGACGAGGCGCTGGAGCTGAAGCGGGAGCTCGCGCGGGCCTCGGCTGCGGAGGGCACGGTGGCACGGCTGTACGCGATGCAGATCGACACGATGCGCCAGATGGACCGGCAGATGGGCGCGGCCACCGTGCTTCCCCAGTTGGAGGCGCAGATCGCGCAGATGGAGGATCTGCTGGGGTACCGGACGGCGCCGGGCGGCCGGGAGCCGATGGCGGCGGCGCTGACGGAGGCCGCAACGCTCGCAGGCTGGCAGGCCCTGGATCTGGGTCAGTACCAGAAGGCGTGGCGGCTGCATGAGACGGCGAAGTCAGCAGCCCGGCAGTCGGGCTCGGCAGCGCTGCTGGCGCACGCGATGGGGCAACAGGCTTACGTGCTGCTGGACTTGGGTGAGGCGGATCAGGCGGTGGAGCAGGTGCGGTTCGCCCGCGAAAGCGCTGGGGGCGGGTTGCCGCCGCTGATGGAGACGTGGCTGTTCGCGGCCGAGGCGGAGGCACACGCGGTGGCCGGGCACGAGGCGTTGTGCCGGGCCGGCATGGACCGGGCGGAGGCAGTGCGGCCGACAGACCCCGCTGACCCGGCGTTACCGTTCCTGTTCCTGGGCGGTTCGCACTTGGACCGGTGGCGTGGGAATGCGCTGGCAACGCTGGGGGCGGACGAAGCTCTGGAGGACCTGACGGCGTCGCTGGCGTCGATGGACATGTCCGGGTTCACGCGGGCGGAGGCTGGGGTGCGGTGCGACCTGGCGGTGGTGCTGGCGCGGCGTGGGGAGCGGGAGGAAGCACGCCGCCAGGCCCTGCGTGCGCAGGACCTGGCGGCGTTGACGAGCTCGGTACGGCAGCGGCGCCGGATCGCCCAGGTGTTGGCGGGGGTCGCCGCCTAG
- a CDS encoding NUDIX hydrolase, producing MSVQEQASGQANTATERSEAEKASEWQVFGERNLYENRWVTLAKVDIQEPDGNRYEHHKVLLPAAAMVAMVDDQDRVLMMWRHRFVPNLWNFELPGGLIEAGEDPAAAAAREVVEETGYRTTRPLERVVDFEPMIGTCTSPHHVYIARGVEKAGEPTEKNEAAHMEWVPLDDMLGLISAGKIRNSGTLVAVLFLLATRAKA from the coding sequence GTGTCAGTGCAGGAGCAGGCGTCCGGACAGGCCAACACCGCCACCGAGCGGAGCGAGGCCGAGAAGGCCAGCGAGTGGCAGGTCTTCGGCGAGAGGAATCTCTACGAGAACCGCTGGGTGACCCTCGCCAAGGTCGACATCCAGGAGCCCGACGGCAACCGCTACGAGCACCACAAAGTGCTTCTCCCGGCCGCCGCCATGGTCGCCATGGTCGACGACCAGGACCGCGTCCTGATGATGTGGCGCCACCGCTTCGTCCCCAACCTCTGGAACTTCGAACTGCCCGGCGGCCTCATCGAGGCCGGCGAGGACCCCGCTGCCGCGGCGGCCCGCGAGGTCGTCGAGGAGACCGGCTACCGCACCACCCGCCCACTGGAGCGCGTCGTCGACTTCGAACCGATGATCGGCACCTGCACATCGCCGCACCACGTCTACATCGCCCGCGGCGTCGAGAAGGCGGGCGAACCCACCGAGAAGAACGAGGCCGCCCACATGGAGTGGGTCCCGCTCGACGACATGCTCGGCCTGATCTCCGCAGGGAAGATCCGCAACTCCGGCACCCTCGTCGCCGTGCTGTTCCTCCTGGCCACTCGGGCCAAGGCCTAG
- a CDS encoding antitoxin MazE7, translating to MADTTVKVDSEVRDRLAAVAAAHGKSLRAFLGDLAAQEENHLKLAEATAIFQEVTGRPGIAEAFDAAFPEEAPAPVGVTGRAA from the coding sequence ATGGCAGATACCACCGTGAAGGTCGACTCCGAGGTCCGCGACCGGCTGGCCGCCGTCGCCGCGGCGCACGGCAAGAGTCTGCGGGCGTTCCTCGGGGACCTGGCCGCGCAGGAGGAGAACCACTTGAAGCTGGCCGAGGCCACGGCGATCTTCCAGGAGGTCACCGGCAGGCCGGGCATCGCCGAGGCGTTCGACGCGGCGTTCCCCGAGGAGGCCCCGGCCCCCGTCGGGGTGACGGGGCGGGCGGCCTGA
- a CDS encoding toxin Doc: MELHVDLRWLLDRQEDLLGSQLGVRDYSALVAAVARHRVNTPMLGADEPDAYWRAAALLEQLVLLRPLPARSAYFAYGVAVAYIRASGETVDDSFGPWETLVREIRTLQLTVYDVADRLRALRPAQ, translated from the coding sequence GTGGAACTGCACGTCGACCTTCGGTGGCTCCTTGACCGCCAGGAGGACCTGCTCGGCAGTCAGCTGGGCGTTCGTGACTACTCGGCGTTGGTCGCCGCCGTGGCCCGGCACCGGGTCAACACGCCGATGCTCGGCGCCGACGAACCCGACGCCTACTGGCGGGCTGCGGCGCTGCTGGAGCAGCTGGTGCTCCTGCGCCCGTTGCCGGCCCGCTCGGCGTACTTCGCGTACGGCGTCGCCGTGGCGTACATCCGGGCGTCCGGGGAGACAGTCGACGATTCCTTTGGTCCATGGGAGACGCTGGTGCGCGAGATCCGCACGCTGCAGCTGACGGTCTACGACGTGGCCGACCGGCTGCGCGCGTTGCGCCCGGCTCAGTAG